Within Leptolyngbyaceae cyanobacterium, the genomic segment AAGACTTATTATATGCTTGCGGTAAAGGAGAACGCTGGCGCGACAATATCCCCCGCAAACATCACGTCAGTATATTTTGGCAGGAATACACCCATCTTTGGGATCAACAAGCCGATATTTTGGTAACTCACGAAGCACCATCTTCTCATCGTTACGGATTTAGAGAACTAGATGATTTAGCTGCTTCGATGGGAGTAAATAAAATATTTCACGGTCATCACCACGAACGCTATACCACCACTGTTTGCGGTGGTAAAATTGCCGTTTATGGAGTTGGTCAATCTGGAGTAAGTAATGAAAATGGAAATGTGATTATTCCGGGAAAACAAGACGCGCTAAATCCTGTTAAAAGAATGCAGGACTTCCGCAAATGCCACAATCCCTAGCGGTTTTTTTCAATTCAAACTATCTGAAGCATCACAGGTAAAGGAACTTAAGCTAATAGTTTAAGAAGGTGCTTGTTCGGTTTCTGTTGATAATTTTTGTCCGAGTTTTGGTTCGGTTCCTGATAGTAAACGCTGAATATTGCTGCGGTGTCGCCAAATCACGTAAATGCCAGCCGCGAGCGCAAATATTTGATATGCCAACGGTTGTTTAAATATAATCATGAACAGGGAAACCGCGATCGCACCGGAAATCGAACTGAGAGAAACAATGCGGGAAATTGCCATCATCACCGCAAACACTCCCAAGGTTGCCAAACCAACTTGCCAAGACATCGCCAGCAAAATCCCCAAACTGGTAGCAACTGACTTTCCACCTCTAAAACCCAACCAAATCGGCCAACTATGGCCGATTACAG encodes:
- a CDS encoding metallophosphoesterase: MHIIPYGVAGAIAIVILFCGDPHGDFKPIVRAVKTHSPQAVILLGDMDLERSLDEELSDIVDKTEVWFIPGNHDGDCDLWYDNLFKSRFSDRNLHNRVVEIDGKRVAGLGGIFREKIWRPPAKPRFRSRQDLLYACGKGERWRDNIPRKHHVSIFWQEYTHLWDQQADILVTHEAPSSHRYGFRELDDLAASMGVNKIFHGHHHERYTTTVCGGKIAVYGVGQSGVSNENGNVIIPGKQDALNPVKRMQDFRKCHNP
- the plsY gene encoding glycerol-3-phosphate 1-O-acyltransferase PlsY, encoding MFEISITIALLLVAYLIGSFPTGYLAVRWLKGVDIRELGSGSTGATNVLRTLGKAPAIGVLLMDAAKGAVSIALAHWTFNFFHITSIPLPTVVALAALSAVIGHSWPIWLGFRGGKSVATSLGILLAMSWQVGLATLGVFAVMMAISRIVSLSSISGAIAVSLFMIIFKQPLAYQIFALAAGIYVIWRHRSNIQRLLSGTEPKLGQKLSTETEQAPS